In the Corynebacterium suedekumii genome, one interval contains:
- the mqo gene encoding malate dehydrogenase (quinone) — translation MSATLGAMLRELEPSWSQMIFERLDGPAQESSSPWNNAGTGHSALCELNYTPEKNGKIDLSKAVAINEKFQVSRQFWSHQVDNGVLADPRDFINPVPHLAFAQGDDQVDYLRRRYEALAGNVLFPGMEFVDDDAAFAEKLPVMSKGRDFAAEKVAYSGTEIGTDVNFGSLTKQFLTAAKASGTEVRYGHEVKNLTKEGGKWKVTVKNVHTGDTSVVKAKFVFVGAGGYALDLLRKAGVPEVRGYAGFPVSGMWLRCTNEELIEQHAAKVYGKAKVGAPPMSVPHLDTRVIDGEKGLLFGPYGGWTPKFLKEGSYLDLFKSIRPDNIPSYLGVAAQEFALTKYLVQEVAKDFDDRLVDLKDYVPSAQPEDWETIVAGQRVQVIKPTAAPRFGSLEFGTALVNSIDGSIAGLLGASPGASIAPAAMVELLERCFGENLIDWSPKLHEMIPSYGKKLVDDEQLFNEMWDYTQKTLKLDQ, via the coding sequence ATGAGCGCCACCCTGGGTGCCATGCTCCGTGAACTGGAGCCCAGCTGGTCCCAGATGATCTTCGAGCGTCTCGACGGCCCCGCACAGGAGTCCTCGTCCCCGTGGAACAACGCCGGCACCGGCCACTCCGCCCTGTGTGAGCTCAACTACACCCCGGAGAAGAACGGCAAGATCGACCTCTCCAAGGCCGTCGCCATCAACGAGAAGTTCCAGGTCTCCCGCCAGTTCTGGTCCCACCAGGTGGACAACGGCGTCCTCGCCGACCCGCGTGACTTCATCAACCCCGTCCCGCACCTGGCCTTCGCCCAGGGCGACGACCAGGTCGACTACCTCCGCCGCCGCTACGAGGCCCTCGCCGGCAACGTGCTGTTCCCGGGCATGGAGTTCGTCGACGACGACGCCGCGTTCGCCGAGAAGCTGCCCGTCATGTCCAAGGGCCGTGACTTCGCCGCCGAGAAGGTCGCCTACTCCGGCACCGAGATCGGCACCGACGTCAACTTCGGCTCCCTGACCAAGCAGTTCCTCACCGCCGCCAAGGCATCCGGCACCGAGGTCCGCTACGGCCATGAGGTCAAGAACCTCACCAAGGAGGGCGGCAAGTGGAAGGTCACCGTCAAGAACGTCCACACCGGTGACACCTCCGTGGTCAAGGCCAAGTTCGTCTTCGTCGGCGCCGGCGGTTACGCCCTCGACCTGCTCCGCAAGGCGGGCGTGCCCGAGGTCCGCGGCTACGCCGGCTTCCCGGTCTCCGGCATGTGGCTGCGTTGCACCAACGAGGAGCTCATCGAGCAGCACGCCGCCAAGGTCTACGGCAAGGCCAAGGTCGGCGCCCCGCCGATGTCCGTCCCGCACCTGGACACCCGCGTCATCGACGGCGAGAAGGGCCTGTTGTTCGGCCCCTACGGCGGCTGGACCCCGAAGTTCCTCAAGGAGGGCTCCTACCTCGACCTGTTCAAGTCGATCCGCCCGGACAACATCCCGTCCTACCTCGGTGTCGCCGCCCAGGAGTTCGCCCTGACCAAGTACCTGGTCCAGGAAGTGGCCAAGGACTTCGACGACCGCCTCGTCGACCTCAAGGACTACGTCCCCTCCGCACAGCCCGAGGACTGGGAGACCATCGTCGCCGGCCAGCGCGTCCAGGTGATCAAGCCGACCGCCGCCCCGCGTTTCGGCTCCCTGGAGTTCGGCACCGCCCTGGTCAACTCCATCGACGGCTCCATCGCCGGCCTGCTCGGCGCGTCCCCGGGTGCCTCCATCGCCCCGGCCGCCATGGTCGAGCTGCTCGAGCGCTGCTTCGGTGAGAACCTCATCGACTGGTCCCCGAAGCTGCACGAGATGATCCCGTCCTACGGCAAGAAGCTCGTCGATGATGAGCAGCTGTTCAACGAGATGTGGGATTACACCCAGAAGACCCTGAAGCTCGACCAGTAG